In Geobacter anodireducens, a genomic segment contains:
- a CDS encoding peptidase M48 — MKVAKWLLGPLVALGILAGCATSMTDIKGFNMISIEQEKELGNKFAAEIEKQQQPVNDPEVQRYVDKVGRRLLAGARTVEFDYVFKVVKDDSVNAFAIPGGRVYVHTGLLKAADNETELAGVLAHEINHAVARHGTRQMTQEYGYSLVLSLVLGDNPNMLAQLAGQLFGKAGMMSYSREYENQADFLGVETMYKAGYNPNGLTSFFQKLNAMGGGTQSNVARFFSTHPLTSERIQRVQAEIAKLPPQRYLTDETEFKNIKGRLK; from the coding sequence ATGAAGGTGGCGAAATGGTTGCTTGGACCGCTGGTGGCCCTGGGTATCCTTGCCGGTTGTGCCACGAGCATGACCGACATCAAGGGTTTCAACATGATCTCCATCGAGCAGGAGAAGGAGTTGGGCAACAAGTTTGCCGCGGAAATCGAAAAGCAGCAGCAGCCCGTGAACGACCCGGAGGTCCAGCGCTACGTGGACAAGGTGGGCAGGCGGTTGCTGGCCGGCGCCCGTACCGTGGAATTCGACTATGTCTTCAAGGTGGTGAAGGATGACAGCGTCAATGCGTTCGCCATCCCGGGCGGGCGCGTGTATGTGCACACCGGCCTGCTGAAGGCGGCGGACAACGAAACGGAGCTGGCCGGCGTCCTGGCCCACGAGATCAACCATGCGGTCGCCCGCCACGGCACCCGTCAGATGACCCAGGAGTATGGCTATTCCCTGGTCCTTTCCCTTGTCCTGGGGGATAACCCCAACATGCTGGCGCAACTGGCCGGCCAGCTCTTCGGCAAGGCGGGCATGATGTCCTACAGCCGGGAATACGAAAACCAGGCTGATTTTCTCGGTGTGGAGACCATGTACAAGGCCGGATACAATCCCAACGGCCTGACGAGCTTTTTCCAGAAGCTGAACGCCATGGGCGGCGGCACCCAGAGTAACGTGGCCCGGTTCTTTTCGACCCACCCCCTCACGTCGGAGCGGATTCAGCGGGTCCAGGCCGAGATCGCCAAGCTTCCTCCCCAGCGCTACCTGACGGATGAGACGGAATTCAAGAACATTAAGGGGCGGCTGAAGTAA
- a CDS encoding ABC transporter substrate-binding protein has product MTRRILLILVITLLAAHCEAAQKILALQSVRVVPYEEALRGVRSVVSGTVKRVVISEMEGVDVARMVRDERPDVILAIGAEALARVKRVKDTPIVYLMVLDPQSTLTSGENLTGVSMNVPPERQLAALQSLMPRLRKIGIPYNPSRSGILARKAQAAARSLGIEPVARELRSARDVVPVAEGMKGEVDALWMLPDTTVVTPESIEFLLLFSLTNRIPILTFSDKYVQMGAIMALDIDPYDLGRQGGDLVRRILSGTPVEQVQRAEPRSIVMTVNAKVARKLGLTLSEEALGRARVIR; this is encoded by the coding sequence ATGACTCGAAGAATCCTTCTCATTCTCGTCATCACCCTTCTGGCCGCGCACTGCGAAGCGGCCCAGAAGATTCTCGCACTTCAGAGCGTGAGAGTAGTCCCTTACGAAGAGGCTCTCCGGGGGGTGAGAAGCGTGGTGAGCGGGACCGTCAAAAGGGTCGTCATCTCGGAGATGGAAGGGGTCGATGTGGCGCGGATGGTGCGTGACGAGCGCCCGGACGTGATTCTGGCAATCGGGGCCGAGGCCCTGGCGAGGGTCAAACGGGTTAAGGACACCCCCATCGTCTACCTGATGGTTCTCGACCCCCAGAGCACCCTCACCAGCGGCGAAAACCTGACCGGCGTCAGCATGAACGTCCCGCCCGAACGGCAACTGGCGGCGCTGCAGAGCCTCATGCCGCGACTGAGGAAGATAGGGATTCCCTATAACCCGTCCCGGTCGGGCATACTTGCGCGCAAGGCCCAGGCCGCGGCCCGCTCGCTGGGGATCGAGCCGGTCGCCCGCGAACTCCGCTCCGCCCGCGATGTGGTCCCGGTGGCTGAAGGGATGAAGGGGGAAGTGGACGCTCTCTGGATGCTTCCCGACACCACGGTGGTGACTCCCGAGAGCATAGAGTTTCTCCTTCTCTTTTCGCTCACCAACAGAATTCCCATTCTGACGTTTTCCGACAAGTACGTGCAGATGGGAGCCATCATGGCGCTCGATATTGATCCCTACGACCTGGGGAGACAGGGAGGAGACCTGGTCAGGAGAATACTGTCGGGAACCCCGGTGGAACAGGTCCAGCGAGCCGAACCCCGCAGCATTGTCATGACGGTTAATGCTAAAGTTGCGCGCAAGCTCGGTCTGACGCTATCCGAAGAGGCCCTTGGCAGGGCCAGGGTCATTCGATAG
- a CDS encoding hybrid sensor histidine kinase/response regulator, translating to MGMRETLKQRHDSLGLSFFLLFASTIAVISISFTVMFYQQQRRILRENVTHEGQILARLLAHNARLGVFAENGELLKDPVEGILQHEGVLFVSVISAAGTPIREQAHGKMLKTPGRKLPNWNAHFNDVRASWIPHAFEEADLFEFWAPIVSIAPFQSADALILGHEAQDKEKILGYARIIVDKQPLKRRLDTFLFTCSILAGGFLVLSTILTYLVVRRITNPLDRLTVGIKALEQGGGFVPVKVERNHEIGRLANAFNHMAETLKKREAEKEQLAEELRHAQKMEAIGTLAGGVAHDFNNILTAIVGFGTLLQRSLNKDNPYQIYVDQILNAADRATTLVKRLLAFGRKQVITPFPTDLNGIIQSIEKLLARLVSEDVEFKVSLFQEPLVCHVDSGQIDQILMNLVTNARDAMPAGGRLTLTTDATVLDENSFGSLEQCRPGRYAVLTISDTGFGMDQETKERIFDPFFTTKEVGKGTGLGLSMVYGIVRQHEGFVTVDSEPGTGTTFRIYLPIVALSARVEEEAPPVVTKGNRETVLLAEDDKAVRKLSRHVLERNGYEVIEATDGNDAVKKFTEAAGKIDLVLLDVVMPGKNGQVAYAEMKRIQPAVKALFISGYTKDIIGSKGFLAEDINFIAKPVKPDQLIARVQEVLKN from the coding sequence ATGGGCATGCGCGAGACGCTAAAACAACGGCACGATAGTCTGGGCCTCAGTTTTTTCCTCCTCTTTGCCTCAACGATTGCCGTTATATCCATATCGTTCACCGTTATGTTCTACCAACAGCAACGGCGTATCCTGCGGGAGAACGTCACCCATGAGGGACAGATTCTCGCGCGGCTTTTGGCCCACAACGCCCGGCTGGGGGTCTTTGCGGAGAACGGCGAATTGCTCAAGGACCCGGTGGAGGGCATCCTGCAGCATGAGGGGGTGCTTTTCGTCTCAGTCATTTCGGCAGCCGGGACCCCCATCCGGGAACAGGCCCATGGGAAAATGCTCAAGACGCCGGGACGGAAACTGCCCAACTGGAATGCACACTTTAACGATGTGCGCGCGAGCTGGATTCCTCACGCGTTCGAGGAAGCCGATCTCTTTGAATTCTGGGCGCCCATCGTATCCATCGCACCGTTTCAGAGCGCCGATGCGCTGATATTGGGGCACGAGGCGCAAGACAAGGAAAAAATCCTGGGCTATGCCCGCATCATTGTGGACAAACAGCCCCTCAAGCGGCGTCTTGACACGTTCCTGTTCACCTGCAGCATACTCGCCGGCGGATTTCTGGTGCTGAGCACTATTCTCACCTATCTCGTAGTCCGCCGGATCACCAACCCCCTCGACCGGCTCACCGTCGGCATCAAGGCACTGGAACAGGGTGGCGGCTTTGTTCCGGTAAAGGTCGAGCGCAATCACGAAATCGGGCGCCTCGCCAATGCCTTCAACCACATGGCCGAGACCCTTAAAAAACGCGAAGCGGAGAAAGAACAGCTGGCCGAAGAGCTCCGGCACGCCCAGAAGATGGAAGCAATCGGCACCCTCGCGGGTGGCGTGGCCCACGACTTCAACAATATTCTTACAGCCATCGTCGGCTTCGGCACACTCCTGCAACGCAGCCTGAACAAGGACAACCCCTACCAGATTTACGTGGACCAGATCCTTAACGCTGCCGACCGCGCCACGACGCTGGTAAAGCGGCTGCTGGCCTTTGGCCGCAAGCAGGTCATCACTCCGTTCCCCACCGATCTGAACGGGATCATTCAGAGCATAGAGAAACTTCTGGCCCGCCTCGTGAGTGAAGATGTGGAGTTCAAGGTATCACTCTTCCAAGAGCCTCTCGTCTGCCACGTGGATTCGGGACAAATCGACCAGATCCTCATGAATCTCGTAACCAATGCCCGCGATGCCATGCCTGCGGGAGGACGCCTCACGCTGACGACCGATGCGACGGTTCTGGACGAAAATTCATTCGGCTCGCTGGAACAGTGCCGGCCGGGACGTTATGCCGTTTTGACCATCAGCGATACGGGTTTTGGCATGGACCAGGAGACGAAGGAACGGATCTTCGACCCCTTTTTCACGACCAAGGAGGTCGGAAAAGGCACCGGCCTCGGCCTGTCGATGGTATATGGCATCGTGCGGCAGCATGAAGGGTTCGTCACCGTTGATTCCGAGCCGGGCACCGGAACCACCTTCCGCATCTATCTTCCGATCGTGGCATTGTCGGCAAGAGTTGAAGAGGAAGCACCGCCGGTCGTCACAAAGGGGAACAGGGAAACCGTGCTGCTGGCGGAGGACGACAAGGCGGTCAGAAAGCTTTCCCGCCACGTGCTCGAACGCAACGGCTACGAGGTAATCGAAGCCACTGATGGAAACGACGCTGTCAAAAAATTCACCGAAGCCGCCGGCAAGATCGATCTTGTTCTGCTCGATGTGGTGATGCCCGGCAAAAACGGCCAGGTCGCCTACGCGGAAATGAAACGGATCCAGCCGGCTGTCAAGGCGCTCTTCATCAGCGGCTATACAAAGGACATCATCGGCAGCAAGGGCTTCCTGGCCGAAGATATCAACTTCATCGCCAAACCGGTCAAGCCGGATCAACTGATCGCACGGGTGCAGGAAGTGCTGAAGAACTGA
- a CDS encoding ferredoxin, with protein MIGFQYLANVATLKLAPERCIGCGMCVEVCPHQVFRLAGKKAEIGTRDACMECGACAVNCPAAAIHVDAGVGCASGMINEWLAGVVGNKGGGCC; from the coding sequence ATGATCGGTTTCCAGTATCTTGCCAATGTCGCCACTCTGAAGCTTGCCCCGGAGCGCTGCATCGGCTGCGGCATGTGTGTTGAGGTCTGTCCGCACCAGGTGTTTCGCCTTGCAGGCAAAAAGGCCGAGATCGGTACACGCGACGCCTGCATGGAGTGCGGGGCCTGCGCGGTGAATTGTCCGGCAGCGGCGATCCATGTGGACGCCGGGGTCGGCTGTGCATCGGGAATGATCAATGAGTGGCTGGCCGGCGTTGTCGGCAACAAGGGCGGAGGGTGTTGCTGA
- a CDS encoding carbonic anhydrase, translating to MKNRGTMIKGMILSAGVVVISAVLAFGSGGVGVTADEALQRLMDGNKRYVAGQMKACSASDTAKRESLAKGQQPYAIILSCSDSRVPPEIIFDKTMGEIFVIRVAGNIPDPVVLGSIEYAAEHIGSPLVMVLGHERCGAVTATVEAKGKAEGNIGSIVKTIAPAAAKALKDGKGKSQAEIVEAATDANLDLVAASLTKKSPVIRHLVKEGTLKIVKAKYDLDDGTVVLMDGKK from the coding sequence ATGAAAAACAGAGGTACCATGATCAAAGGGATGATTCTGAGCGCCGGCGTGGTGGTCATATCCGCGGTCCTGGCATTCGGCTCCGGCGGCGTGGGCGTGACGGCGGACGAGGCCCTGCAACGGCTGATGGACGGCAACAAGCGGTATGTGGCGGGGCAGATGAAGGCGTGCAGCGCCAGCGACACGGCCAAGCGCGAGTCATTGGCCAAGGGGCAACAGCCTTACGCGATAATCCTTTCGTGCTCAGATTCCCGCGTTCCGCCCGAGATTATTTTCGACAAGACCATGGGTGAAATATTCGTGATTCGCGTGGCAGGAAACATTCCCGACCCAGTGGTCCTGGGCAGTATCGAGTATGCGGCCGAACATATCGGATCACCCCTTGTCATGGTCCTCGGGCATGAGCGTTGCGGTGCGGTGACCGCCACTGTCGAGGCGAAGGGAAAGGCGGAGGGCAATATCGGATCCATTGTCAAGACCATTGCCCCTGCTGCCGCAAAAGCCCTGAAGGACGGAAAGGGCAAGTCGCAGGCCGAGATCGTCGAGGCTGCCACCGATGCCAATCTCGATCTCGTTGCCGCCAGCCTGACCAAGAAATCGCCCGTTATCCGGCACCTCGTCAAAGAAGGCACGCTGAAGATCGTCAAAGCCAAGTACGATCTGGACGACGGAACTGTAGTCCTCATGGACGGCAAGAAATAG
- a CDS encoding acetyl-CoA synthase subunit gamma gives MPAISAQLTARDTLGAWQARWGIGRMSYLVPPGVYAIGAPGPGDPVVVTANYKMSYDIVRRELAGRDIWLLVLETHGINVWCAAGKGTFGTDEIVKRITLTGLPLLVSHRTLLLPMLGAPGVAAHLVRQRTGFQVRYATIRAADLPAYLDNGMTATPAMRQLTFTTAERLVLTPIELVAACTWGLPVLALVVLAAGFSGGAFSPGRAVPAAIAWVATIVTGAVGAPFLLPWLPGRSFAVKGALLGLVLSALLAWFGRGIVSFHEAAALFFIAPAVCSFLALTFTGSTPFTSRSGVRKEMRVALPIMTAALVAGLSSWLFGGFLPF, from the coding sequence GTGCCGGCCATCTCCGCGCAGTTGACGGCGCGCGACACCCTCGGAGCCTGGCAGGCCCGCTGGGGTATCGGACGCATGTCGTACCTGGTACCGCCCGGTGTTTACGCCATCGGCGCTCCCGGCCCCGGCGACCCGGTGGTGGTCACTGCCAACTACAAGATGAGCTATGATATCGTCCGCCGGGAACTGGCCGGCAGAGACATCTGGCTCCTGGTCCTGGAAACCCACGGCATCAATGTCTGGTGCGCTGCCGGCAAGGGAACCTTCGGCACCGACGAGATCGTCAAACGCATCACCCTCACCGGCCTGCCGCTGCTCGTGAGCCATCGCACGCTGCTGCTGCCCATGCTGGGGGCTCCCGGCGTGGCTGCCCATCTGGTGCGGCAGCGAACCGGCTTTCAGGTCAGGTATGCCACCATCCGGGCCGCAGACCTGCCGGCTTATCTCGATAACGGCATGACAGCGACGCCTGCCATGCGGCAGCTCACGTTCACGACTGCCGAACGGCTCGTTCTCACCCCCATCGAACTGGTTGCCGCCTGCACATGGGGTCTGCCCGTCCTGGCCCTGGTCGTCCTGGCCGCGGGATTTTCAGGCGGAGCCTTCTCGCCGGGGAGGGCGGTTCCTGCGGCCATTGCCTGGGTGGCGACGATCGTGACCGGAGCCGTTGGCGCTCCATTTCTGCTGCCATGGCTTCCCGGCCGAAGCTTTGCCGTGAAGGGGGCATTGCTCGGCCTAGTGCTCTCCGCCCTCCTTGCCTGGTTCGGACGAGGCATTGTTTCCTTTCATGAGGCTGCAGCTCTCTTTTTTATTGCCCCTGCCGTCTGCTCGTTCCTGGCCCTGACGTTTACCGGAAGCACGCCCTTTACCTCGCGTTCGGGCGTCAGGAAGGAGATGCGGGTTGCCCTTCCCATCATGACCGCCGCGCTCGTGGCCGGTCTTTCGTCATGGCTGTTCGGCGGTTTCCTGCCGTTTTGA